A region of the Thermodesulfobacteriota bacterium genome:
ACCAGCGCCCCTTTCCTGCCGCGCACTCCCAGGTTCTCGGCCAGTTCGGGAGTGAGCGGCTGGATGAACACGCCGAGCCACCCGCGGGTCACCTTCCCCTTGTCCTTGAGCTGCCCTAAGATCGCCTTGGCCATCTGGATCGGCGTGGCGAATCCGATCCCCTGCCCTCCCTGGACGATCGCGGTGTTGATCCCGACGACCTCGCCCCTGAGGTTGAAGAGCGGCCCGCCGGAGTTGCCCGGGTTGATCGAAGCATCGGTCTGGATGAAGTCGTCGTACGGGCCCGAGCCGATGATCCGCCCCTTCGCGCTGACGATCCCGGCGGTCACCGTGTGCCCGAGGCCGAAGGGATTGCCGATCGCCATCACCCACTCGCCCACCTCCAGCTTCTCGCTGCTGCCGAGGTCGACGTGCGGGAGCTTCTTCTTCGCGGCGATCTTGATGAGGGCGATGTCGGTCTTCGGGTCCGCCCCCACGACCTTCGCCTTGTACTCCTCCTTGTCGAGGAGCGTCACGGTGACCTCGTCGGCCCTTTCCACGACGTGGCTGTTCGTGAGGATGTAGCCGTCGTCGGAGACGATGAATCCCGAGCCGAGAGAGCGCCGCTTCTGCTCCCGGGGCATGTTGCCGAAGAAATCGCGGAAGAACTCGTCGAACGGATCCTGCCGCCCGAACGGGGATCGAAGCTGCGGCCGTTGGAACTTCACCACCTGGGTGGTGGAGATGTTGACCACCGCGGGCGACACGCTCTTCACGAGCGCGGAGATGTCGACGGGGACCAGCCGGACGCCCGACCCCGCGGACGGAAGCTGCGCCGGCGCGGGAGCCGCCGCCGGCACTACGGCCGCCTTCCCCTTCCCTCCCGTCAGGGCGTGCGTCAACGGAGATAGATCCAACGCGGACGCCAGGACGATCCCCGCGGCCACGGCCGCGGCCAGGAGAACGAGGACCCTGCCTTTCTTGACCACTATACGCTACCTCCCTTTCCGAGGTCCGGGATGGTCGCCTTCTGGACCGCGAGGAAGGCCATGCGGAGCTGGTAGAGCCCGTCCCGCAGGACCGATTCCTCGGTGGCGTCCAGGTTCCCCTTGGTCTTCTCCTGCAGGATCCCGATGATGTCGATCAGGTTCTGGGCTTCGCGCAGGTTCACCGGCGAACGCCTGCCGTCCGGCAACTGGAGCATGCCGAGGTTCGCCATCACGCCCATCTGGAGCGACTCGACCAGGTCGAGGAACTGCGGGGGACCTTGGGGAACGGCGCCTTTCCCCGCACCGCTTTTACCCTCTTGGACACCCGCCGCTCCCTGCGGGTTCCCCCCGGAAGGCGCTTTCGGCGGCTCCGGAGGAGGAGGCGGCGCCTGGGACGGCGCCTCCCCGCCCCTGCGGTCGATCACGCGAAACCCCTTGTCTTCCTTTTCGTCGGCCATTAGACGGTCACCTTTTGCGTTATTACGACCGGCTCCCCGCCGATCTCCTCGACGGCGAAGTGGTCGGATTCCTTCCAGTGCAGCGTAACGGGCATCTTCACCTTCTCGTCGATCCCGCGCTTCAGGAACCGGGCGCCGTACTTCACGGAGAAGCCCGTGCGCGCGAGCGCCGAGAGGGCGGCGTCCGAGACGGTCAAGGTCTTGCCCTGGGCGGCCATCATCCTGGCGATCGAGTCGAGGTAGAGCGATGCGATCCGCCGGACCTCCTCGAACGACAGGGGGGCGAAGACGACGATGTCGTCGAGGCGGTTGATGAATTCCGGCGTGAACCGGTTCTCCGCCGCCTTCAGGACGGCCTTGCGGACCGGCTCGAAGTCGACGGCCCCCTCGCCGAACCCCATCGGGCGGCTGAGCTTCGAAAGCTCGTCCGCGCCCAGGTTGCTCGTCATGATGATGATCGTGTCGGAGAAGTACACCTTCTTCCCGCGGCCGTCGGTCAGCCATCCCTCGTCGAAGACCTGGAGGAAGAGGTTGTGGACGTAGGTGTCCGCCTTCTCGATCTCGTCGAGCAGCACCACGCTGTACGGGTTGTCCCGCACCTGGTTCGTCAGGATCCCGCCGCGCTCCGACCCCACGATGCCGCGCGGCATGCCGATGAGCTTGTCGACCGCCAGCGCGCCGTCGCGATATTCGGACATGTCCACGCGGATGAGCTGCCGCTCGTCGCCGAAAAGGTACTCCGCGAGCGCCTTGGCCATCTCCGTCTTGCCCACGCCGGTGGGGCCGAGGAACATCAGCACGCCGTCCGGCCGGTAGATGTTCGCCTTCAGCGGCCCCTTGTTCATCCGCAGCGCCTTGGCCACCGCGGCGACGGCCTCCCGCTGCCCGACGAGCCGCCGGGAGATGTGCTCCTCGATGTCCCGGAACCGGTCGATCACGTCGCGGCGGATGATGTCCGAGGGATTCTTCGTCTCGCTCGAGATGACCCCCAGGACGTCCCTCGCCGTGACCTCCTTCTCCTCGTCCCCGCGGATCTCCACCCGGACGCACGCGGTGTCGAGCCAGTTGATCACCTTGTCCGGCAGCCGCAGCGACCGGGCGTACCGGTCGGACATGGAGAGCGCGAACTCGATCGCCTCGTCGAGGACGGTCACCCCGTAGTTCGCCTCCAGCCGGGGCTTGAGCCCCATCAGGATCTCGCGGGTCTCCTCGAGCGTCGGCTCGCCGATCCTGACCACGCGGAACCGGCGGGCGAGCGCCTCGTCCTCCTGGACGATCTCCTTGTACTCGGTGCCCGTCGTGGCGCCGATGATCTGCACCTCGCCGCGCGCCAGCGCCGACTTGAAGATGTTCGCGGCGTCGGACGGCACGCCCATGGCGGAACCCGCCCCGACCAGCGTGTGCGCCTCGTCGACGAACAGGATGATGTTCCTGCGCTCCTTGACCTCGGCGATGACCTTCTCGATGCGGTCCTCGAACATGCCGCGGAACACGGTCCCGGCCACCACGGTGTTCATCTGCAGGTTGACGATCTGGTGCCCCCGCAGCCGCTCCGGCACCCGGTGCGGCTCGTACTCGAGCCGCATCGCCAGCCCCTCGACCACGGCGGTCTTCCCCACGCCGGGATCGCCGAGGATCATGACGGAATTGCACCGGTCCTTGTGGCACAGGTACTCGAGGATCTGGTCGATCTCCGCGTCCCTGCCGATGATGGGAGGGATCTTCCCCTCCCGGGCGAGGAGGTTGAGGTTGACGGCGAAGGTCCGCAGGTTCGCCGGGAGCTCGTACCGCTTCCGGAACTCCTCGACCTTCTCCTCCCGGCTGCGGAGCTGCGCTGAGAACCGGCTGAGCGCCACGGACGGGTCGACCCCGTAGCTCTTCAGGATCCGCGCGGGGATGGACTGCACCTCGTGGAAGATGCCGAGGAACAGGTCGGAGGCGTCGATCTGCGACCGCCGGTTCCGCTGCGCCGTCTCCCACGCCACCCGGAACACCTGCTTCGTCGCCGGAGGCACCTTCAGCCCGACGCCCAGGTACTGGCGGGAGATGTTGAGGTGCTCGTTGACCGAGTACTGGACCGCCTCGACGTTGAGCCCGATGGAGCCCATGAGCTCGCGGAACAGCGCCTTCTCCTCCTCGGCGAACGCGATGAACAGATGCTCGAGCCCGAGGTAATAGTGGTGCCGCCGCTGCGACTCCTCGATCGAGGCGTTCAGCACCCGGTGACCCGACTCGGACAGCTTTTCCCGGTAGAACGAAATCTCCATCATGTCGTTACAGCCCCCGCATCGCGAGCAGCCGCTCGATCCGCTTCTCGACGGGCGGATGGGTGCTGAAAAGGCTCATGATGCCGCCGCCGGTCAGCGGGCTCATTATGAACATGTGGGCCGTGGCCGGGGAGGCGTCCATCGGAACCCGCTGCGACCAGCCCGAGATCTTCTCGAGCGCCCGGGCCAGCGACTCCGGTCTCCCGCAGAACTTCGCCCCCGTCTCGTCCGCAAGGTACTCCCGCGACCGGGAGACCGCCATCTGGATGAGCATCGCCCCCAGGGGCGCCAGGATCGCAAGCGCGAGCATCTGGAACATCCCTCCGCCGCCCTCGCGGTCGTCCCGTCCGCCGCCGAAAATCGCCGCGAATCTCGCCATGTTCGCCAGCATCATGATCGCGCCCGCCATGGTGGCCGCCACCGTCTGGATCAGGATGTCCCGGTTCCGCACGTGCGCCATCTCGTGGGCAAGCACCCCCTCGAGCTCGTCGGGCGTCAGGATCCGCAGGATCCCTGACGTCACCGCCACCGCCGCGTGCTGCGGGTTGCGCCCGGTGGCGAACGCGTTGGGCGATTCCTGGTCCATGATATAGACCTTCGGCATCGGGACGCCCGCCGCCAGCGACAGCCGGCGGACCATGCCGTGAAGCTGCGGCGCTTCGCTCTCCGTCACTTCCCGCGCGCCGTACATCCGCAGGACGATCTTGTCGGAAAACCAGTAGGAGCCCACGTTCATCACGACGGCCAGCCCGAAGGCGAAGATCATCCCGGACTGCCCGCCGATCGCCTTCCCGATCAGCACGAACAGCACCGTCAACAGCGCAAGCAGGAAGGTCGTTTTCACCGTATTGCCCATCATTTCCTCCGACGTCCCCCATTAATAATTGATTCCATTATATACGTTTCAGTTCCACCCCTTCCGAAGATCCGGGTCCTCGTATTGCGCCATCCGGTCCACGAGCTTCAGAAGCTCCTCCGAAGCCGATTTCGGGACCGCCACATTGAGCACCACGAACTGGTCCCCGCGCTCCGTCGTGCCGGGAACGGGCGCTCCTTTCCCCTTGAGGCGCAGCTTCCTTCCGCTGGAGGAGCCCGGCGGGACCGTCACCATGACCGGGCCGTCCACGGTCGGAACTTCGATCTTGGCCCCCTTCACCGCCTCAGAGAAGCGGAGCGGAACGTCCAGGTAGATATCGTTCCCTTCCCTCCGGAAATAGGAGTGCGGCAGCATCTTCAGCTCGACGACCAGGTCGGAGGACGAAACCCGGATCTTCGCGCCGTCCCGAGCGCCCGCGGGGATCTTTATCTTCACCCGTTCTTCCGATTCCGTCACTCCGTGGCCGAAGCAGACCGGGCAGCCCCTCCGTCCCGACCTGCCGGTGCCGCCGCACCCGGAGCAGCTCTTCGGCTTGCGATACCGGATCTCCCGGACGCCGCCGCGGATCATGTCGAGGAAATCGACCGAGACCTCCACGCGGACGTCCTCGCCCATGCCCGATCGGGAAGCTCCGGCCTCCTCGTCGCGGAAGAACTGCCCGAGGATGTCCCCGAAATCGAACGACCCGGCCCCGAACCCCCCGGTCGGCCGCCCGCCGGCGCGGAATCCCCCTCCCCCGAAAGGATCTCCCGCGAAGGGGCCGCCGGTGAACGCGCCCTTGCGGATCGCGTCGTATTCCCCCCGCTTTTTCTTATCGCTCAGGACCTCGTGCGCCTCGTTGATCTCCTTGAAGCGCGCCTCGGCCGACTTGTCGCCCCGGTTGACGTCGGGATGATGCTTTTTGGCCATGCGGCGGAACGCCTTCCGGATCTCGTCCGTGGAGGCGCTCTCCGGGACTCCCAGGATCTCGTAATAATTCTTTCCCGGATCCATCGGTTTCCCCCGGCCGTCATGACGGCGCGGACGCCCGGGATCCCCCGGGTCGCCCGCGTCCGACGGTCCTGCCGATCTACTTCACCGCGACGTTGATCTGCTTCTTCTTCGCCTGCTCCTTCTTGGGAAGGATCAGCTCGAGAACGCCGTTCTTGAGGGTCGCGGTGATCTTCTCCTGGTCGACGGTGGCCGGCATGGAGAACGCCCGCTGGAACGTGCCGTAGGCGCGCTCGATCCGGTGGTAGTTCTCCTCCTTGACCTCCTTCTCGACCTTGCGCTCGCCCTTCAGGGTGAGCAGCCCGTCCTTCACCTCGATCCCGATCTGGTCCTTCGTCAGGCCGGGGACCTCGGCCTTGACGACGACCGCGTCGTTGCTCTCGTAGATGTCCACCGCGGGGGTCCACATCCCGGTCCCCAACCCCTCGTCACGCCCGCGCGTGCGGGCCAGGGTGTCGTCGAAGAGCTGGTTCATCTTCTCCTGGATGGAGGAGATGTCCCGCATCGGGTCCCACCAACGAACGATCGCCATTTCTCTCCCTCCTCTCGGCCTTCAGTTCACGCCGACCTGGATCTGCCGCGGCTTCGCCTGCTCCCGCTTGCCGAGCCGCAGCTCGAGGACGCCGTCCTTGAGCTCCGCGCGCACCTTCTCGGGATCGACCGTGTCGGGCAGCGAGAAGGAGCGGTGGAAGGGCCCGTAGACGCGCTCCACCCGGTGGTAGTTCTCCTCCTTCACCTCTTTCTCGATCTTCCGCTCCCCCTTGAGGTGCAGCGTCCCGTCGTCGACCTCCACGTGGACCTGCTCCTTCGGCACGCCCGGGAGCTCGACCTTGAGGACGATCTCCTGGTCCGTCTCGTATATGTCGACCGAGGGCGACCAGGTCCCGGCCAGCGGCGGTTCGGCCTGGGTCATGGAAGGCCCGAACGTTTCCCCGAAGATGCGGTTCATCCGGTTCTGCATCGCCGAGAGCTCCTTCATCGGATCCCAAAACCGTACGATCGTCATGTCTTCCTCCTTTTGCCGCCTCCGCGGGCGGCCCCCTTTATGTTGTCCCCGGTCACTTCTTCGCCGGGTCTTCGTATTCCGCGTCGACCACGTCCCCTTCCGCGGCCTTGCCGCCGGGCGCCTCTGCCCCCGGAGCGGGTCCCGCCGAAGCGGAGGCCGCCTGCTTGTACATGTGCTCCGCGAGGGCGTGCGACTCCTTGATCAGCTTGTCCGCCGCGTTCTTCAGCACGGTCTCGTCCTCGGACTTGAGCGCTTCCCTTGCCTCCGCAAGCGCCGCGTCGACCTTGGAGGCCACGTCGGCCGGCACCTTTTCGCGGTTCTCCTTCAGCGTCTTCTCCGTGTTGTAGACCAGGGAGTCGAGGTGGTTGCGCGCCTCGATGGCCGCCTTGTGCTTGCGGTCTTCCGCCGCGTGCGCCTCGGCCTCCTTGACCATCTTGTCGATGTCGCTCTTGTCGAGCCCCGTGGACGCCGTGATCGTGATCTTCTGCTCCTTCCCCGTCCCCTTGTCCTTCGCGTTCACGTGGAGGATGCCGTTCGCGTCGATGTCGAACGTCACCTCGATCTGCGGGACGCCGCGGGGTGCCGGCGGGATGCCGTCGAGGTGGAACCGCCCCAGCGTGCGGTTGTCTCCCGCCATCTCCCGCTCGCCCTGCAGCACGTGGATCTCGACGCTCGGCTGGCTGTCCGCCGCCGTGGTGAAGACCTCGCTCTTGCGCATCGGGATCGTCGAGTTGCGCTCGATGAGCTTCGTCATCACGCCGCCCAGCGTCTCGATGCCCAGCGACAGCGGGGTCACGTCGAGCAGCAGCAGGTCCTTGACCTCTCCGCCCAGGACGCCGGCCTGCACGGCCGCCCCCGCCGCGACCACCTCATCGGGGTTGACGCCCTGGTGCGGGTCCTTCCCGAAGAACTTCTTGACCATCTCGACGACCTTCGGGATGCGCGTGGAGCCGCCCACCAGCACCACCTCGTCGATCTTCGAGGCGGAGATCCCCGCGTCGCGGAGCGCGTTCTCGCACGGCTTGAGCGTCCGGTCGAGGATGTCCTGCACCATCTGCTCGAACTTCGCCCGCGAAAGCTTCATCTGCAGATGCTTCGGGCCGGATGCGTCCGCCGTGATGAACGGCAGGCTGATCTCCGATTCCATCGTCGAGGAGAGCTCGATCTTGGCCTTCTCCGCCGCCTCCTTCAGCCGCTGCAGCGCGGTCCGGTCCTTCGACAGGTCGATCCCCTGGTCCTTCTTGAACTCCGCGATGATCCACTCGATCAGCCGCTGGTCGAGGTTGTCGCCGCCCAGGTGGGTGTCCCCGTTGGTGGACTTGACCTCGACGACGTTGTCGCCCACCTCGAGGATGGAGATGTCGAAGGTGCCGCCGCCGAAGTCGAACACGGCGATCAGCTCGTTCTTCTTCCGGTCGAGGCCGTACGCCAGCGCCGCCGCGGTGGGCTCGTTGATGATCCGGAGCACTTC
Encoded here:
- a CDS encoding J domain-containing protein, with amino-acid sequence MDPGKNYYEILGVPESASTDEIRKAFRRMAKKHHPDVNRGDKSAEARFKEINEAHEVLSDKKKRGEYDAIRKGAFTGGPFAGDPFGGGGFRAGGRPTGGFGAGSFDFGDILGQFFRDEEAGASRSGMGEDVRVEVSVDFLDMIRGGVREIRYRKPKSCSGCGGTGRSGRRGCPVCFGHGVTESEERVKIKIPAGARDGAKIRVSSSDLVVELKMLPHSYFRREGNDIYLDVPLRFSEAVKGAKIEVPTVDGPVMVTVPPGSSSGRKLRLKGKGAPVPGTTERGDQFVVLNVAVPKSASEELLKLVDRMAQYEDPDLRKGWN
- a CDS encoding Hsp20/alpha crystallin family protein, whose translation is MAIVRWWDPMRDISSIQEKMNQLFDDTLARTRGRDEGLGTGMWTPAVDIYESNDAVVVKAEVPGLTKDQIGIEVKDGLLTLKGERKVEKEVKEENYHRIERAYGTFQRAFSMPATVDQEKITATLKNGVLELILPKKEQAKKKQINVAVK
- a CDS encoding Hsp20/alpha crystallin family protein, which produces MTIVRFWDPMKELSAMQNRMNRIFGETFGPSMTQAEPPLAGTWSPSVDIYETDQEIVLKVELPGVPKEQVHVEVDDGTLHLKGERKIEKEVKEENYHRVERVYGPFHRSFSLPDTVDPEKVRAELKDGVLELRLGKREQAKPRQIQVGVN
- a CDS encoding DUF1844 domain-containing protein, whose amino-acid sequence is MADEKEDKGFRVIDRRGGEAPSQAPPPPPEPPKAPSGGNPQGAAGVQEGKSGAGKGAVPQGPPQFLDLVESLQMGVMANLGMLQLPDGRRSPVNLREAQNLIDIIGILQEKTKGNLDATEESVLRDGLYQLRMAFLAVQKATIPDLGKGGSV
- a CDS encoding DegQ family serine endoprotease, which gives rise to MVKKGRVLVLLAAAVAAGIVLASALDLSPLTHALTGGKGKAAVVPAAAPAPAQLPSAGSGVRLVPVDISALVKSVSPAVVNISTTQVVKFQRPQLRSPFGRQDPFDEFFRDFFGNMPREQKRRSLGSGFIVSDDGYILTNSHVVERADEVTVTLLDKEEYKAKVVGADPKTDIALIKIAAKKKLPHVDLGSSEKLEVGEWVMAIGNPFGLGHTVTAGIVSAKGRIIGSGPYDDFIQTDASINPGNSGGPLFNLRGEVVGINTAIVQGGQGIGFATPIQMAKAILGQLKDKGKVTRGWLGVFIQPLTPELAENLGVRGRKGALVADVTKDGPAEKAGIRSGDLITVFNGKEIGDEHELPGMVAGIRPGTKVTVKVVREGKELSISATIAEMEGEPSLRASAESETAKGTGLTVQEITPELAKRLDISNAKGVLVTSVESGSPADNGGFQEGDIIRQVNGQPVPGAAEFSKLMTRFKGDKTIRFLVERGEVRLILAISTK
- the htpX gene encoding zinc metalloprotease HtpX; this encodes MGNTVKTTFLLALLTVLFVLIGKAIGGQSGMIFAFGLAVVMNVGSYWFSDKIVLRMYGAREVTESEAPQLHGMVRRLSLAAGVPMPKVYIMDQESPNAFATGRNPQHAAVAVTSGILRILTPDELEGVLAHEMAHVRNRDILIQTVAATMAGAIMMLANMARFAAIFGGGRDDREGGGGMFQMLALAILAPLGAMLIQMAVSRSREYLADETGAKFCGRPESLARALEKISGWSQRVPMDASPATAHMFIMSPLTGGGIMSLFSTHPPVEKRIERLLAMRGL
- the dnaK gene encoding molecular chaperone DnaK, with product MAKIIGIDLGTTNSVVAVMEGGEPKVLINEEGSRLTPSVVGFAKDGQILVGQVAKRQAVLNPENTIFSIKRFMGRRYDEVGEETRLVPYKVAQGPNQDARVLAGGKEYTPQQVSALVLGKLKKAAETYLGEPVKQAVITVPAYFNDSQRQATKDAGTIAGLEVLRIINEPTAAALAYGLDRKKNELIAVFDFGGGTFDISILEVGDNVVEVKSTNGDTHLGGDNLDQRLIEWIIAEFKKDQGIDLSKDRTALQRLKEAAEKAKIELSSTMESEISLPFITADASGPKHLQMKLSRAKFEQMVQDILDRTLKPCENALRDAGISASKIDEVVLVGGSTRIPKVVEMVKKFFGKDPHQGVNPDEVVAAGAAVQAGVLGGEVKDLLLLDVTPLSLGIETLGGVMTKLIERNSTIPMRKSEVFTTAADSQPSVEIHVLQGEREMAGDNRTLGRFHLDGIPPAPRGVPQIEVTFDIDANGILHVNAKDKGTGKEQKITITASTGLDKSDIDKMVKEAEAHAAEDRKHKAAIEARNHLDSLVYNTEKTLKENREKVPADVASKVDAALAEAREALKSEDETVLKNAADKLIKESHALAEHMYKQAASASAGPAPGAEAPGGKAAEGDVVDAEYEDPAKK
- a CDS encoding ATP-dependent Clp protease ATP-binding subunit, producing MMEISFYREKLSESGHRVLNASIEESQRRHHYYLGLEHLFIAFAEEEKALFRELMGSIGLNVEAVQYSVNEHLNISRQYLGVGLKVPPATKQVFRVAWETAQRNRRSQIDASDLFLGIFHEVQSIPARILKSYGVDPSVALSRFSAQLRSREEKVEEFRKRYELPANLRTFAVNLNLLAREGKIPPIIGRDAEIDQILEYLCHKDRCNSVMILGDPGVGKTAVVEGLAMRLEYEPHRVPERLRGHQIVNLQMNTVVAGTVFRGMFEDRIEKVIAEVKERRNIILFVDEAHTLVGAGSAMGVPSDAANIFKSALARGEVQIIGATTGTEYKEIVQEDEALARRFRVVRIGEPTLEETREILMGLKPRLEANYGVTVLDEAIEFALSMSDRYARSLRLPDKVINWLDTACVRVEIRGDEEKEVTARDVLGVISSETKNPSDIIRRDVIDRFRDIEEHISRRLVGQREAVAAVAKALRMNKGPLKANIYRPDGVLMFLGPTGVGKTEMAKALAEYLFGDERQLIRVDMSEYRDGALAVDKLIGMPRGIVGSERGGILTNQVRDNPYSVVLLDEIEKADTYVHNLFLQVFDEGWLTDGRGKKVYFSDTIIIMTSNLGADELSKLSRPMGFGEGAVDFEPVRKAVLKAAENRFTPEFINRLDDIVVFAPLSFEEVRRIASLYLDSIARMMAAQGKTLTVSDAALSALARTGFSVKYGARFLKRGIDEKVKMPVTLHWKESDHFAVEEIGGEPVVITQKVTV